A single region of the Gorilla gorilla gorilla isolate KB3781 chromosome 1, NHGRI_mGorGor1-v2.1_pri, whole genome shotgun sequence genome encodes:
- the MYOCOS gene encoding myocilin opposite strand protein: protein MSEALQHQTPSFSVLGFRLAFLTPQLADSLWDLVIVCSNFKFLKSPECKAMAQKSLANNSINLPYKDLTSEVTRRRVTMIIRKEIITQKSDEAKEMLSHLDLEQAPPPHRTYLTVPPAPPPSPAEDPTVS, encoded by the exons ATGTCAGAAGCCCtccaacatcagactccaagtttttCAGTTTTGGGATTCAGACTGGCATTTCttactcctcagcttgcagacagcctgtgggaccttgtgatcgt GTGCAGTAACTTTAAATTCCTCAAATCCCCTGAGTGCAAGGCCATGGCTCAGAAAAGCCTTGCAAACAACAGCATTAATCTCCCCTACAAGGACTTGACCTCCGAGGTAACCAGGCGCCGAGTCACCATGATCATAAG AAAAGAGATAATTACCCAGAAAAGTGATGAAGCTAAGGAGATGCTCTCCCACTTGGATTTGGAACAAGCCCCTCCCCCTCACAGGACCTACCTCACAGTACCTCCCGCCCCACCTCCTTCTCCAGCTGAGGATCCCACGGTCTCCTAA